Below is a window of Flavobacteriales bacterium DNA.
GTATAAAGCAAATTTAGAGGGGCATAATAATTTTATAATGCTTAAATTTGCAAGACGAATAAACTACATTTTGTATGCAAAAAAAGAAAGCTGTTTTATTGGTAAATCTCGGCACTCCAGACAGCCCAAAAACAAGTGATGTAAGAAGTTATCTTTTCCAATTTTTAAATGACAAAAGAGTAATTGATATTCCTTGGTTACTAAGAAAAATTCTTGTCAATGGCATTATCGTTCCTTTCAGAGCGCCAAAGTCTGCAAAGGTATACAAAGAGTTATGGACAGACAGGGGTTCACCAATCATCTATCATACCGAAGACTTGACGAATAAACTAAAACAAGAACTAGGAGATGGTTATCACGTAGAATATGCCATGAGATATAAAAACCCTTCTCTTAAAAAGACCCTCAAGAGCTGGGAAGGTAAAAACTTTGAACAAATCATCATCTTACCCCTATTTCCCCACTATGCTTCTGCCACAAATGGTTCAGTTATAGAGGAGTCAATGAACGTTTTTAAAAAATGGTGGGTTATTCCAGAAATCAGTTTTGTCTCTCAATTTTATGATCACGAATTTTATTTGAAAGGTTTTGAAGAGCAAGGCAACAAACATAACTTTGAAGAATACGATCACGTATTGTTTAGTTTTCATGGTTTGCCAGAACGTCATGTGGATAAAGTTTATGATGAGGGCTTATGCCAAGACAACGAATGCGAACAAGGCGTTACAGAGGCAAATCAATTTTGCTATAAAGCGACCTGCTACGAAACAGCTATTCAACTTGCCAAACGCTTTAATCTCAAAGAATCTGACTACAGCGTAGGCTTTCAATCAAGACTAGGCAGAGGGTGGATAGAGCCTTTTTCTGATAAGATTATTGAAGATTTAGCTAAGAAAGGTGCTAAAAAATTACTTGTTTTCTCACCAGCATTTGTTGCAGACTGTCTGGAAACAACAATAGAAATCGGTGATGAATATCAAGAGCTATTCGAAGAATTTGGAGGTGAAAAGGTGCAACTCGTAGAGAGCCTAAACTCTTCAGACACTTTTGTAAATGGTCTGAAAGAAATGATTTTGAAACGAAGTATTTAATCAATGATAGACTCATTTTATAGCATCGGAATTAGTCACTGGAATTGCCCTCTTGAAATTAGAGAAAGGTTCGGAATTGACAAACAACAATCCATTGATTTCATCAAGGAATTGAAATCTCTTGGAGGTTCAGCCTTTAGTGTATCGACCTGCAACCGTACACAGGTATTTGCTCATAACATAAACGTCCATCAGCTCAAAGAAAAGTTTATAAAACATAGTGGAAACCAAACTGATAATTTTGAAAAATATGGCTTTGTTCTTGAAGACCATGAAGCAATTCAAAATTTATTTGAAGTAAGTACTGGTATAGATTCTCAAATATTAGGCGATTTACAAATCTTTTCACAAGTAAAAGAAGGGGTTGACTTAGCAAAAAATAATGGCTGTATAAACAGCCATATGGACAGGCTATTGCAATTTGTATTTCAAGCAAATAAAGAAGTTCAATCATTTACTACAATAAGCAAAGGAGCAGCATCAGTAGCCCATGCTGCCGTACTTAAAATCAGACAAAAAACAGAACACCTACAAAAGAAAAAAATATTAGTTTTTGGTACTGGAGAGATTGGTCAGCGAACATTAGAAAAC
It encodes the following:
- the hemH gene encoding ferrochelatase, with product MQKKKAVLLVNLGTPDSPKTSDVRSYLFQFLNDKRVIDIPWLLRKILVNGIIVPFRAPKSAKVYKELWTDRGSPIIYHTEDLTNKLKQELGDGYHVEYAMRYKNPSLKKTLKSWEGKNFEQIIILPLFPHYASATNGSVIEESMNVFKKWWVIPEISFVSQFYDHEFYLKGFEEQGNKHNFEEYDHVLFSFHGLPERHVDKVYDEGLCQDNECEQGVTEANQFCYKATCYETAIQLAKRFNLKESDYSVGFQSRLGRGWIEPFSDKIIEDLAKKGAKKLLVFSPAFVADCLETTIEIGDEYQELFEEFGGEKVQLVESLNSSDTFVNGLKEMILKRSI